In the Pocillopora verrucosa isolate sample1 chromosome 4, ASM3666991v2, whole genome shotgun sequence genome, gcatgattcaaggatgatattgtaaggagaagtgagatgctagtcacccataggggttaaagagttaatagaCAGACATTGAAGGCCTTAGCATGGATTGTAAGTCACACTGAACCCAGAGTCTTAAACGGTTGATAAAAATAGTGGTAAATGTAAAAATAAGCGGATAAAAAGAAATCTATGGAAATTGTTCCTAAGATAAAGATACAAAAAAGGGATAATAGCTTGAAGACTTGTCACTTACCCAGATCCCCTCCTTCTGTCCTCTGGACTAGGTGTCCGTGGCATCTTCCTCGCCCTCCTCCTGGCTAAaccacctccccctccccctccttcgACACTACTTCCAACACTGTGCCAACTCTCTTCACTTCCACTGGAACTACTACTTGTTCCCGACGGGCTGCGAGCCACACGACCAACGGCGGGATTGAGAAACCTCGATGAGTCATGGTTGTTCAGACGAGGAGAGGAGTGGCTTGGGTCCACAGACGCTGAAGAAAGGAGTGGCTTGGGCGCAGTCGGCCTCGGGGGGGGCGGAGGTTCGGGTGACGAAGTTCGAGATCGATCTGTTATAATGGGCGAGCTTCCAGGAGGCACGCCACGAGGCAGTGATCTTCGTTTCAAGCATCCATCTTTACCGTCCCTTTGGCGTGAATCGTAAACAGCTCTATAGTGTCTATGGTTTGCGCTCTCTTTTGATTTGAGACTCGATCGCGAGTTTGATAATTCTCCTTTGTAAATAACTCGTGCTTCAGTAGGACTCCCGCTGTCCACACTTGAAATGACATGAGGGCTCTCTGATTGAGATCGCCGATGTGAATCCGAATTTCTCGTCAGCGAACGTCTTTCGGACGAGCTTCGTTCTCGCTCGATTGCACCAGGAATGGCTTTGCTTACCTCGTCGGATGCGATCGCTCTCCGATACGATCGTCGGCGAAAACTGCTTTGTAAATCATCATCGTAGTTCGCTCGTAGTCGCGGTGATAAGCTTGGAGGATCGATATCGGAAATGGGCGATAAAATGGATTCGTCGTAACGAGAAGTCATTAAGTGTTCGGGGGTCGTCGCCGCCGTGCCGCCATTGAAAACAAGGTTAGATTCCGAAGATGTTCTAATTGGGGGATTCTGAGTCCTTTTGTTCGGTGATTTCATGATCCTTATTTGTGAAACGGGAGTAAGAGtgatgttgtttttgtcttgatcACTCACAAGGTCCGACGATGATGCCCACTTCCTGTGAGCTACCAGGCTTTCATTGCCGACAGCGAATTTCCTTTCGGAATCATGATAAATCTCCTGCAGAGATTTGAGGATAAACTGCAATGGGCGAAGCGTCTCAAGGGCATCCTAAATAAACGAAAAAGCAATTGTTTTCATCAATTAGAATTAATATTTACCCGGTATGTATTATTTTTGGAAACAAGATGTCAGAGTAGAATACGTGCTTAGAACAAGATGccagtttgttttggtttcgtGGGGAGCTTTTCTTTAGTTTGCGAATGTGAGGATCTTAAACTTTCAGAGACATACCTGATTCATTTTGCTGGTTTGATCTTTTAACATGTTGAACATAAGAGCCAGTTCTCGTCCGATGTCGATTATTCCTTCGTAATGATTCTCTGTGGTGTCCGTTCTTGACTATTCCAAAAAATTGCCGACAACGATAAAAAAGTTAGTTTCGTTTCGGAGCTCAAAGAATCAAGACTAACTAGTCTTGCGCATTTACGATTCGGTTCGTATCAGGTCGGTGTAATAGACTCTAACCTTCAATAGTTTATTGGAAAATGCTCGGAGTTAACGTAACTTAAATGCTTGCTATTTAAAAACTAAATGCTTGGCATAGATCAGATATTTCGTTTAACGAGACTTGCTTGTGCAACGATTATGCATGTTTATTAGACATAACGACATCgtgtcaatttttcaaaagtgttctACATAACGCAGAAAGTAAGCTTTCCAAGTTTTCCAGTTAAAGTCCTTTCCggaattaaaacaaactttcctCGCCAAACCAAGTCTACTCATGAGTTAAACATGCCATAATGCCTTGGGAATGGCACTGTTTAGCaaaagaatgttaaaaaaacgAAATGAATCTTACTTACAGATATTTCATTTAGAAATTTTCTCATGTTTACGAATTCCTTTTCCACAAATCCGTTCATGAAGTCCATGTACTCTTCCTTTCCACCAAACCTGAAGAAAAGTGGAAAGCAAACTTTGAACCAAAAGATTCAGTATAAGCAGTTTATAATCTCTCGCTTTGAACTGAAAAAGCTTTCAGTGCTACTCACCAGAAGCACACTCATGTACCACTCGCGTGCTTaacttttgtttcaaatcaCGCTTGACGTCACAGATAGATAGTAAGATTTGGTGTGCTCTCTTAGCaaattgttaaaatgttttACCTGGTGAAGTTAGCCAAATTCTGGATTACTTTGGCTATAAGTGTTAAAGCTCTTGAGGTTCTCTCATCAGGATATTCTGGAAAaggaattttcgaaaaaaatcaGTAGTCAAGGGTTAATCTAGGAAACGTCAATCGTTTACCATAGACTTGATGTTGTTGACAAAGAGCTGAGCACACAGGCATATAAAAAACGATATCGGGTGATTGGGTGAAAATTTAATTAGAGGGAAGAAGGGAGGATTTTAACTCAAAGCAATGAATGAACGAACAAACAAGCGACATCAAATGGAGGACTTGTTTCGTTGGTAAACACCGAAAGAAATGATTCGAATGCTTCACGAATTAAATAGTTCTTAGTGATACTTACCTTGAACTAAATGGAATAAGCTGGGTGATAAAATAGCAGGGCACAAGAATCGCAAGAAGATTGATCCActgccaaaaaagaaaagaaaaaatgtactTCAGTACTTCCCTAGCTTCTCCTCACTttgatttcacaattttttaactCACCTTATTAACTTTGTACTCAGATCTTCACTTCTACCTTCGCACCAACGTCTGAATTCGTGGAAGGTTATTTTCAGATCGCTAACAAGAACAACAACACAGACGAGTAAAGACTTTAAACCAGAGAAAGGGAGAAATTGTACGACTAAAGggtaaaactaaataaaatcaactATTTGATATCTTTAGATTACCCGCTTAATACTCCATTTTCCTggttgggaaaaaaatttataatactCTCACCTGGGAAAGAGACAAGCAGAACACATGATCAAGTTCCATGCTTTCTCTACGAAAGTCTTTAGATTCTCCTTATTGGATTCGAGGTTCCCGGATGATTTCTTTGATGGGTCGAcctgaaggaaaagaaagacaatgAACATCTATGATAGGCGAGAGAGTGGTGACTAAGGCGTTGCACTGACAATCACGACAACACCAAAGAAACAGACggaaaaatgtcaaattttgCATTTACGTGGaacataaaaaggaaaattgtgatTCTGTAAAAGTGTTTTCtgaacacattttttttcttacctcgCAGTCCTCTTCAAACTCATACACAGACTGAACAAAATCTCCGAGAGTGTCTTGCAGATACTAAAAGAACAAGAGATGCTTTGACCTCAGAGGAAGCGCGAAGAAGAACTTGGAAATGAACTCATCCTCTTTCAGGCGCGATCATTACTTAATTCTCAATATAACTTCGATAGACTTGTTGGGAACAATTCGCAGAGAGCTTTTTGGCGCGTAGTTGTAGAACACAACGCTTTAATCCAGATCATCTTATTTCAAATACAGACATTTCCACCATTTGTGACATTTGTGTTGCCTCGAATTGATTTACGCCTACGGTAAAAAATAGCATTTACAGTCCCCGACAGGAACCTACACTTAGGCAAAACCATATGCTACTAAGCCACGTCACCTAATCAATATCAGTACGCATGTCGTTTATTCGGCCGCCTGTCGGCCCCAACAAGACTGCTGAACAGATTcgtaaagttgaaaaatttacttactGATTCGCCGATCATTTTCATGTAAGAATCCATTGCTTTGGTTGCGAAGGAATTACCACGAAATACGAGGTTTTCATCCTCTATAAACAGGGAAAAATAATCATAAGCAAAGAAACCTCAATtctacagaaaaagaaaagttttactCACCCAAGTTATTGACTTCGTCCATAACAATAGTCGAGAGAAACTCTGTCGCTTTTCCACAAGCTTGTAGTATTCTTAAAAGGACTCTGGAAATCTCGTCCTGtattaaaatttaacaaaacaaataaataaaaaaataacatttagcAGATACATGAATAAACCAAGGAATGAATGAGGATGAGTTGGTCTGACAACAAACCTTTTGCTTGACGCTGACCACTGGCTCTAAAGCTTTACAGATTGTCATGTAATTGCGATTTAAATACTGGAGAGatacaaaacagaaaacgaattcaagaaaattaaatcaatgCAAGTgctaaagcgaaaaaaaaaacaaaaataaaaaaaccgaaaaaaaaaatgatttaaggTTATTTAACACTGCTTTTGCATTACATGCATTTACCAATGTAAGTAATCTAGGAGTGGACTGATTTCGGTCTACTAGGCCTTGGTGATTGGTAGAGATACTCGTGACACCTATACCAAATAATTTGTAAGAACATTGCTTAGGATCaagagacgaaaaaaaaagaaaaaatgtaataCCTCTGACAGTTCAACATAACTCTTGACTGGAAGGATGGAGACTTTCTGTATAGGGACAAACAAGACGAGCGGGTGTATCAGTTGCAGGGCAACATAGCATAAGTCACAGTAGCTAGGCtatgattaaaacaaaacagtaatttCAAGACAGATCtcatcataaaaaaaagtaaacctGATATTTAAATCGAAGTCTGATACTAGAAGCTTCTCCTCCATTGGTCTTGTTGCTCTCCATGGTAACGGGATACCACTTCTCTACTTCAACACCCATTTCCAACGAGTCGACGGGCACGTCCACGGAGCCTGAGGCAGAGAGTATAAAAGGATCAACAAGCAAGCAAGTAACATAGCAACATTGTCTAAACAATATCAGATCTTCACTTAAAACCATTCCGATCGATACAACTAAACTTAGAGTGGACCAAAGAGTGCATTTTCTAGATGCTTTAAAGTGGCATATCTATTCCAAGATGTCTTAGATGGCGAATTCTTAAATGACACATCTACTCTTTGCAATTTGGTACCtgagcaaaaataaagaaaatgtcaacTTCTCACCAACAGGCTTTCTTTTATCCTTCTTGTTTTTGCCATCCGTTTCTTTGTAGATTTGGACTGTAACAGTCTTCACTTCTGATAAATCACTGAAAACATATCGACTATTAATTATTGTCAAATAACATCACCAAACGGGATCACAACTGAActtaagaaacaaacaaactagAAAAACATTTAATCTACACCGAGAAAAACtttaagagcaattttcagatgagcatcaaaaaaccaaaaccaaagtaatcacaattaccaatcagatcaaagGTTACATCACCATCAACCAATGGGAACCCAAGTAAAAACGGGTaacctgcttgaagcgcgggaaaacgcaagtgatCACGTTGGAATTGGTTTaggttttgcatttgattggctgaagtggcggcgcgagttttctagacaAATCAAAGCGCAAAGAAAGCAAAGCCAGTGGAATCCACGATCACTTTCGATACTCAGTTCAAAACTGCTCTAAAcgtaatataaaaaaaacgcATGCAGCAACTATCGAAATATGGGTTGATATGTTTCTGCACCGAAATGAATCTTCTCGCTCGAAACAATTGCAACGctaatttcttcaatttttcttaaactCACTTGAAAGCAAAATTCTCTCCCCAAAATAAAATATCGGACTTCGTCTTGGAAGACGTCTTGGCGTAGAGAACCTTGTCGAAAAACAGCTCACAATAAAACCTGGAAATGAAAAAGTGGGATAGTTTCACTCAGTTCTTACggcttttttttcacaaaataataaGTGGAGAATGATTTGTACCGGATACAAcaattttccaacaaattttaatatttttttgcatcATTGTCACACAATGTTGTCGAGCCATTGTACCAATAGCTTGTTAATAACGTTTTTTCTCGCTTTTCATCATACTTTGAGTCATTTCTACAACGCAGATAATtgccttttaaccctttaccccttCATATAAGTGTTCATATTCTATATACTGCTTGTTATACATTTACTGACAAAGAGAACTTGTTTGACTTTCATGAGCATCTTAAGTCTGCAATCATTTTCTCtgctctcatgaccttaatgttcgATTTAGCAGTGATACTGTAAGTAGCAATTAGATCCCTGTCACTCTTCAGGGTTAAAGGGCTGAACGAGGGTAAatcatgaaataattgtttcacAGAGTAGACAAACACCGGAAAGGTAATAACGAACCAAAGAAGACTGATGAGGTTAGGGATGTAAAAGAATACAGTGGATTGAAAATGACAGGCTGGAATGAAGGGccaaaagtttgaaaagagCTGAATTTTCAAGTTGGAACAGACGTGACGTCGTTCTTTCACATTTGcgaagtttttcatttttcagtccTGACGCACAAAATTTCCGTTCGTACCGGAAAACCTCAATCATGAATTAGACTACATTAGCTTTAGAAAACTTCATCCTTAGCGTCAAAATTTCTGGCGCAATCACCAGTTAACGATAAATCTAAAATATAATTGATACAATCCTTTCATGTGACTGCACTTCACGCCATTGTATACGACACGCGAAGTTTTCCGAATTTTAACCGAAATGATATATTAAGTATCACAGTTCGCCTCACCGTCGTTTAGGTTTGTCAGTCAGACCCTTGGCTTCCACAATCCACACTGTTAAACCGATGTCCGTCCTGTACTGTACATCTCTCGTTGGCTGGATTGATTTCTTGATGCTGtgatacaagaaaataaaatatgcgTTACAATTTCCTCACCTCTTGGTTTCATAAcctatttaaaacaaaacacagagcATGACTAAAATTTctcattcattgtttttctctctctgaTTACTGAGTCCCGCGTACATAAAcgatttcaaattttctctcaCCGAACATTAGATGCTTTTTCTGAAACGAAACAGTTTATAATAGTATTAGTGTTGCCGTATTTCAAGATCGACTGAATCGATATCACTTCTTAGGCGTGCTAACTCCATCTGTAACAAGCTTAGGCAAGAGATCTTAACCTTTAACAGCGATTAAAGCAATCCAAACACAGAAAAATCGAGCGAAACCAAATcgtgaaattatttttgaccTTCCATACTCTTCCTGGTGACGAACCATTTTAAGTAATCGTGAGTACTTCAATTGAAGGCGGTCACACACTTGTTTAACGACGCTTCCTGATTCACTCAGCGACCACGTCGAgatgttctttttgttttcttttgcacGCATTATTTAAGCTCTGAGATTAACGCTGTCAACTCatcgatcaatcaatcaaatacTAAACTAACTGGGCgaaagcaaaagtttgtttaacTTCCGCTATAATGACAGGTCTGTCGTGAGGCTTACGTCAAGTCTCGTTATAAGTAAAATCGTCTTTACGTCTTAAGCTGTCCCACTTTATATGCCTTCGTTTCTGATTAATCAGTTGGTATTGAATATGATGtcaaaactgtttgttttcatCGGTAGTTTGTTAATGCTTTTGACATCGTACAAAGAAAAGTAGATTAAACTCTACCCAACATGAAACTtgagaaggaaagagaaagagttgTATCAGCTTTGCGAGATGATGACGCAAGGCAATGCAACTCATGCTGATTTTCGAAAAATCACTTCATGATTCTAGAAAAACTAAAGTGAGCGAAATATCGATCGATACTTCAGTCAAAaccaaaagcaattaaaatgTGACCATGCAAGTGAAATCAAAAGGTTTTAACGGAAGTGGGAAAATTGTACGAGGCAGCTAACGCTAGTTTTTCTAAAAATACAATCCtcaaaataaaatagaaaaattagagTGAAAGTTAGGCTTCATCTTTTGGTGTATAATTTACCACAACAAGTGTTGAAAGGAgatttttattctttcaaacTCAACGGAAACGCAACATGTCAAAATCCTCGACGCGCGAGATACAATTACGAGGCCCTTTTTCGCCAAAATATACCGATACACCTCTATCTGTTGAATTTTGGCTCTTTTAAACAGCACAAGACcgagaggaaaaggaaaagccCAGTTAAGATGTACATAAGATAACTTGGCTTAGGCGATGATTAGAAATTTTCTaaactaattttattttcatatctgCGGAAACTAATTTTGACTGTTCTTCCTTACTATGAAAGTCTGTCAACGGAATATAGTAATTTTCAAGCTgatcatattatttttttcattcagattTATTACTCTTGATAAATACTGACACGGCAGAGATACCAGGCGAGCGCTGACTGGCCAAAAAACATACCGTTCATTGCACCGATTGATACTGACACgttgttttttaaaagtagtGGACGGTTCATTTTATCGGTGAAAAGATCTGATGAGATAGCAAATCACTCGCCTTCCAggctcgtgatttacaaacCTGTCTGTCGTATTTTTTAAACATCCTGCTTGGGTGATTACTCTGGCAAACCAATGACAAGTCACATTTTATTTAAACATGAAAACACGCTTGCCGctgccaaaattatttgtcatcAAAATTATCATCTAAATTATGAAACGACACCGCAGCAAGAAAGAAGAAACCAAATCTAGTCGGCGAGGAGTGCCAGAAACCGCTCAGGACGGAAATACTGACAAGGAAAGTAGTTGTGAAGAAACTAAAGAAAGAATTCCACGCTTGAGAGTTCAGAGgtctttgaagtttttttttacaagggaaaaaaattaattgaactGCGTTTGCATCAAGAAGATATGAAATTTTTACCTTACAACCCATTTTTCGAGTTCTTGTGAGCTTCGACATGAGAAGTACTTGGTTTCATGCGGCGTGGTTACTTGGAAGCAGTGCTGCCTAGAGAGAATGCTGGGATGGATGGGACGGACTGTCACGTGACCACTGATTGACAGGTCCACGCTATCCTACGTTaggggaaattaaaaaaaagacttgaTTTGGAGAAAAAGCTagtaaaaaaagtcaaaaactTTCCCCATAAACTAACtgtagtttatttttcattcacgTAGCTAAACGACTACCTAAGCAAATTGAGATCCTAAAAAGTGTTCTGTTATCAAAACTACG is a window encoding:
- the LOC131774875 gene encoding disabled homolog 2-interacting protein isoform X5 gives rise to the protein MVRHQEEYGSIKKSIQPTRDVQYRTDIGLTVWIVEAKGLTDKPKRRFYCELFFDKVLYAKTSSKTKSDILFWGENFAFNDLSEVKTVTVQIYKETDGKNKKDKRKPVGSVDVPVDSLEMGVEVEKWYPVTMESNKTNGGEASSIRLRFKYQKVSILPVKSYVELSEYLNRNYMTICKALEPVVSVKQKDEISRVLLRILQACGKATEFLSTIVMDEVNNLEDENLVFRGNSFATKAMDSYMKMIGESYLQDTLGDFVQSVYEFEEDCEVDPSKKSSGNLESNKENLKTFVEKAWNLIMCSACLFPSDLKITFHEFRRWCEGRSEDLSTKLISGSIFLRFLCPAILSPSLFHLVQEYPDERTSRALTLIAKVIQNLANFTRFGGKEEYMDFMNGFVEKEFVNMRKFLNEISSRTDTTENHYEGIIDIGRELALMFNMLKDQTSKMNQDALETLRPLQFILKSLQEIYHDSERKFAVGNESLVAHRKWASSSDLVSDQDKNNITLTPVSQIRIMKSPNKRTQNPPIRTSSESNLVFNGGTAATTPEHLMTSRYDESILSPISDIDPPSLSPRLRANYDDDLQSSFRRRSYRRAIASDEVSKAIPGAIERERSSSERRSLTRNSDSHRRSQSESPHVISSVDSGSPTEARVIYKGELSNSRSSLKSKESANHRHYRAVYDSRQRDGKDGCLKRRSLPRGVPPGSSPIITDRSRTSSPEPPPPPRPTAPKPLLSSASVDPSHSSPRLNNHDSSRFLNPAVGRVARSPSGTSSSSSGSEESWHSVGSSVEGGGGGGGLARRRARKMPRTPSPEDRRRGSGSNPWERMPPRAEDAFDNGYDVPPPKTVAEYEKELQDLREELLQTKRTLASTHEQLILQESSTHKLVASFKERLAESESSLQQLRQEKDKEMKELLDRLVSVETELRQEQREMQEVIQAKQVIIEAQERRIKSTDSSNAKLIATLNQVGGSRASNKVLNYPSSDL
- the LOC131774875 gene encoding disabled homolog 2-interacting protein isoform X4 — its product is MPYARLNSGFSSLSPPTIPRWRSHETLESKMKTTSPDSVDLSISGHVTVRPIHPSILSRQHCFQVTTPHETKYFSCRSSQELEKWVVSIKKSIQPTRDVQYRTDIGLTVWIVEAKGLTDKPKRRFYCELFFDKVLYAKTSSKTKSDILFWGENFAFNDLSEVKTVTVQIYKETDGKNKKDKRKPVGSVDVPVDSLEMGVEVEKWYPVTMESNKTNGGEASSIRLRFKYQKVSILPVKSYVELSEYLNRNYMTICKALEPVVSVKQKDEISRVLLRILQACGKATEFLSTIVMDEVNNLEDENLVFRGNSFATKAMDSYMKMIGESYLQDTLGDFVQSVYEFEEDCEVDPSKKSSGNLESNKENLKTFVEKAWNLIMCSACLFPSDLKITFHEFRRWCEGRSEDLSTKLISGSIFLRFLCPAILSPSLFHLVQEYPDERTSRALTLIAKVIQNLANFTRFGGKEEYMDFMNGFVEKEFVNMRKFLNEISSRTDTTENHYEGIIDIGRELALMFNMLKDQTSKMNQDALETLRPLQFILKSLQEIYHDSERKFAVGNESLVAHRKWASSSDLVSDQDKNNITLTPVSQIRIMKSPNKRTQNPPIRTSSESNLVFNGGTAATTPEHLMTSRYDESILSPISDIDPPSLSPRLRANYDDDLQSSFRRRSYRRAIASDEVSKAIPGAIERERSSSERRSLTRNSDSHRRSQSESPHVISSVDSGSPTEARVIYKGELSNSRSSLKSKESANHRHYRAVYDSRQRDGKDGCLKRRSLPRGVPPGSSPIITDRSRTSSPEPPPPPRPTAPKPLLSSASVDPSHSSPRLNNHDSSRFLNPAVGRVARSPSGTSSSSSGSEESWHSVGSSVEGGGGGGGLARRRARKMPRTPSPEDRRRGSGSNPWERMPPRAEDAFDNGYDVPPPKTVAEYEKELQDLREELLQTKRTLASTHEQLILQESSTHKLVASFKERLAESESSLQQLRQEKDKEMKELLDRLVSVETELRQEQREMQEVIQAKQVIIEAQERRIKSTDSSNAKLIATLNQVGGSRASNKVLNYPSSDL
- the LOC131774875 gene encoding disabled homolog 2-interacting protein isoform X3; amino-acid sequence: MQMPSIYVSEATPSVRAIARGFSSLSPPTIPRWRSHETLESKMKTTSPDSVDLSISGHVTVRPIHPSILSRQHCFQVTTPHETKYFSCRSSQELEKWVVSIKKSIQPTRDVQYRTDIGLTVWIVEAKGLTDKPKRRFYCELFFDKVLYAKTSSKTKSDILFWGENFAFNDLSEVKTVTVQIYKETDGKNKKDKRKPVGSVDVPVDSLEMGVEVEKWYPVTMESNKTNGGEASSIRLRFKYQKVSILPVKSYVELSEYLNRNYMTICKALEPVVSVKQKDEISRVLLRILQACGKATEFLSTIVMDEVNNLEDENLVFRGNSFATKAMDSYMKMIGESYLQDTLGDFVQSVYEFEEDCEVDPSKKSSGNLESNKENLKTFVEKAWNLIMCSACLFPSDLKITFHEFRRWCEGRSEDLSTKLISGSIFLRFLCPAILSPSLFHLVQEYPDERTSRALTLIAKVIQNLANFTRFGGKEEYMDFMNGFVEKEFVNMRKFLNEISSRTDTTENHYEGIIDIGRELALMFNMLKDQTSKMNQDALETLRPLQFILKSLQEIYHDSERKFAVGNESLVAHRKWASSSDLVSDQDKNNITLTPVSQIRIMKSPNKRTQNPPIRTSSESNLVFNGGTAATTPEHLMTSRYDESILSPISDIDPPSLSPRLRANYDDDLQSSFRRRSYRRAIASDEVSKAIPGAIERERSSSERRSLTRNSDSHRRSQSESPHVISSVDSGSPTEARVIYKGELSNSRSSLKSKESANHRHYRAVYDSRQRDGKDGCLKRRSLPRGVPPGSSPIITDRSRTSSPEPPPPPRPTAPKPLLSSASVDPSHSSPRLNNHDSSRFLNPAVGRVARSPSGTSSSSSGSEESWHSVGSSVEGGGGGGGLARRRARKMPRTPSPEDRRRGSGSNPWERMPPRAEDAFDNGYDVPPPKTVAEYEKELQDLREELLQTKRTLASTHEQLILQESSTHKLVASFKERLAESESSLQQLRQEKDKEMKELLDRLVSVETELRQEQREMQEVIQAKQVIIEAQERRIKSTDSSNAKLIATLNQVGGSRASNKVLNYPSSDL
- the LOC131774875 gene encoding disabled homolog 2-interacting protein isoform X1, producing MIAETVEGWLTILAEDGNEWLSRLCVLFSNEKKLRTFIDDVEYLDCARFLAATAKIKAKLCDSPDLILNPTHEGLSRAHRLSRRSRSENALSAAQNGNRSKLSDFFSKKIADGKRNRSLTRSLFLPGTNNYDSGFSSLSPPTIPRWRSHETLESKMKTTSPDSVDLSISGHVTVRPIHPSILSRQHCFQVTTPHETKYFSCRSSQELEKWVVSIKKSIQPTRDVQYRTDIGLTVWIVEAKGLTDKPKRRFYCELFFDKVLYAKTSSKTKSDILFWGENFAFNDLSEVKTVTVQIYKETDGKNKKDKRKPVGSVDVPVDSLEMGVEVEKWYPVTMESNKTNGGEASSIRLRFKYQKVSILPVKSYVELSEYLNRNYMTICKALEPVVSVKQKDEISRVLLRILQACGKATEFLSTIVMDEVNNLEDENLVFRGNSFATKAMDSYMKMIGESYLQDTLGDFVQSVYEFEEDCEVDPSKKSSGNLESNKENLKTFVEKAWNLIMCSACLFPSDLKITFHEFRRWCEGRSEDLSTKLISGSIFLRFLCPAILSPSLFHLVQEYPDERTSRALTLIAKVIQNLANFTRFGGKEEYMDFMNGFVEKEFVNMRKFLNEISSRTDTTENHYEGIIDIGRELALMFNMLKDQTSKMNQDALETLRPLQFILKSLQEIYHDSERKFAVGNESLVAHRKWASSSDLVSDQDKNNITLTPVSQIRIMKSPNKRTQNPPIRTSSESNLVFNGGTAATTPEHLMTSRYDESILSPISDIDPPSLSPRLRANYDDDLQSSFRRRSYRRAIASDEVSKAIPGAIERERSSSERRSLTRNSDSHRRSQSESPHVISSVDSGSPTEARVIYKGELSNSRSSLKSKESANHRHYRAVYDSRQRDGKDGCLKRRSLPRGVPPGSSPIITDRSRTSSPEPPPPPRPTAPKPLLSSASVDPSHSSPRLNNHDSSRFLNPAVGRVARSPSGTSSSSSGSEESWHSVGSSVEGGGGGGGLARRRARKMPRTPSPEDRRRGSGSNPWERMPPRAEDAFDNGYDVPPPKTVAEYEKELQDLREELLQTKRTLASTHEQLILQESSTHKLVASFKERLAESESSLQQLRQEKDKEMKELLDRLVSVETELRQEQREMQEVIQAKQVIIEAQERRIKSTDSSNAKLIATLNQVGGSRASNKVLNYPSSDL
- the LOC131774875 gene encoding disabled homolog 2-interacting protein isoform X2, with the protein product MPLDFFSKKIADGKRNRSLTRSLFLPGTNNYDSGFSSLSPPTIPRWRSHETLESKMKTTSPDSVDLSISGHVTVRPIHPSILSRQHCFQVTTPHETKYFSCRSSQELEKWVVSIKKSIQPTRDVQYRTDIGLTVWIVEAKGLTDKPKRRFYCELFFDKVLYAKTSSKTKSDILFWGENFAFNDLSEVKTVTVQIYKETDGKNKKDKRKPVGSVDVPVDSLEMGVEVEKWYPVTMESNKTNGGEASSIRLRFKYQKVSILPVKSYVELSEYLNRNYMTICKALEPVVSVKQKDEISRVLLRILQACGKATEFLSTIVMDEVNNLEDENLVFRGNSFATKAMDSYMKMIGESYLQDTLGDFVQSVYEFEEDCEVDPSKKSSGNLESNKENLKTFVEKAWNLIMCSACLFPSDLKITFHEFRRWCEGRSEDLSTKLISGSIFLRFLCPAILSPSLFHLVQEYPDERTSRALTLIAKVIQNLANFTRFGGKEEYMDFMNGFVEKEFVNMRKFLNEISSRTDTTENHYEGIIDIGRELALMFNMLKDQTSKMNQDALETLRPLQFILKSLQEIYHDSERKFAVGNESLVAHRKWASSSDLVSDQDKNNITLTPVSQIRIMKSPNKRTQNPPIRTSSESNLVFNGGTAATTPEHLMTSRYDESILSPISDIDPPSLSPRLRANYDDDLQSSFRRRSYRRAIASDEVSKAIPGAIERERSSSERRSLTRNSDSHRRSQSESPHVISSVDSGSPTEARVIYKGELSNSRSSLKSKESANHRHYRAVYDSRQRDGKDGCLKRRSLPRGVPPGSSPIITDRSRTSSPEPPPPPRPTAPKPLLSSASVDPSHSSPRLNNHDSSRFLNPAVGRVARSPSGTSSSSSGSEESWHSVGSSVEGGGGGGGLARRRARKMPRTPSPEDRRRGSGSNPWERMPPRAEDAFDNGYDVPPPKTVAEYEKELQDLREELLQTKRTLASTHEQLILQESSTHKLVASFKERLAESESSLQQLRQEKDKEMKELLDRLVSVETELRQEQREMQEVIQAKQVIIEAQERRIKSTDSSNAKLIATLNQVGGSRASNKVLNYPSSDL